In a single window of the Streptomyces sp. CGMCC 4.7035 genome:
- a CDS encoding GlxA family transcriptional regulator, with product MRTLLVVLFDDVQSLDVTGPVEVFMGAETHSPGTYSLVTASLDGAPVRTSSGLTLVPDHALADVPHPHTLLVPGGRGTRSPDPRLVDWLREHGARAERLVSICTGAILLARAGLLDGRRATTHWAYCDTLARHHPEIEVDPEPIYVRDGHVATSAGVTSGIDLALALVEEDLGREAALAIARHLVVFLRRPGNQAQFSAQLAAQTARREPLREVQQWITEHPGDDLTVESLAARARLSPRHFARAFQAETGMTPGRYVDRVRLEHARRLLEDTTDGIEEISRASGYGTSEAMRRAFVKALGAAPAEYRRRFRPATAH from the coding sequence ATGCGGACCCTTCTGGTCGTCCTCTTCGACGATGTGCAGAGCCTTGACGTCACCGGCCCGGTGGAGGTCTTCATGGGCGCCGAGACCCACTCACCCGGGACCTACAGCCTTGTCACGGCCTCCCTGGACGGCGCCCCGGTCCGCACCTCCAGCGGCCTCACGCTCGTGCCCGACCACGCCCTCGCCGACGTGCCCCACCCGCACACCCTGCTCGTTCCGGGCGGCCGGGGCACCCGGAGCCCCGACCCGCGTCTGGTGGACTGGCTGCGGGAGCACGGCGCACGGGCCGAACGCCTGGTCTCCATCTGCACCGGTGCGATCCTGCTCGCCCGCGCGGGCCTCCTCGACGGCCGCCGTGCGACCACCCACTGGGCGTACTGCGACACGCTGGCCCGCCACCACCCGGAGATCGAGGTCGACCCCGAACCCATCTACGTGCGCGACGGACACGTCGCCACCTCGGCCGGCGTCACCTCCGGCATCGACCTCGCCCTGGCCCTCGTCGAGGAGGACCTGGGCCGTGAGGCCGCCCTGGCCATCGCCCGCCACCTCGTCGTCTTCCTGCGCCGCCCCGGCAACCAGGCCCAGTTCAGCGCCCAGCTGGCGGCCCAGACCGCGCGGCGCGAGCCCCTGCGCGAGGTCCAGCAGTGGATCACCGAGCACCCGGGTGACGACCTCACGGTGGAGTCGCTCGCCGCCCGCGCCCGGCTGTCGCCCCGTCACTTCGCCCGCGCCTTCCAGGCCGAAACCGGGATGACCCCGGGGCGCTATGTCGACCGCGTACGCCTCGAACACGCCCGCCGCCTCCTGGAGGACACCACCGACGGCATCGAGGAGATCTCCCGCGCCAGCGGCTACGGCACCTCCGAGGCCATGCGCCGCGCCTTCGTGAAGGCGCTCGGCGCGGCCCCGGCGGAGTACCGGCGCCGCTTCCGTCCCGCCACCGCCCACTGA
- a CDS encoding DJ-1/PfpI family protein, whose protein sequence is MQIAIVLYDRFTALDAVGPYETLGRLPDAETVFVAERTGPVRSDTGALALTADRTLDEVPAPDIVIVPGGPGQTPQMENKALLDWLRAADATSTWTTSVCTGSLLLAAAGLLKGRRATSHWLALDFLKQFGAEPTGERVVFDGKYVTAAGVSSGIDMGLTLLGRIAGDEHAQAVQLLTEYDPQPPYDAGSPQKAPAHLVEEFRTKSRFILT, encoded by the coding sequence ATGCAGATCGCCATCGTCCTCTACGACCGCTTCACCGCCCTCGACGCCGTGGGCCCCTACGAGACCCTAGGCCGCCTTCCCGACGCGGAGACCGTCTTCGTCGCCGAGCGGACCGGGCCCGTGCGCAGCGACACCGGAGCCCTCGCGCTCACCGCCGACCGGACCCTGGACGAGGTGCCGGCCCCCGACATCGTCATCGTCCCCGGTGGTCCCGGGCAGACCCCGCAGATGGAGAACAAGGCCCTCCTCGACTGGCTGCGCGCCGCCGACGCCACCAGCACCTGGACGACGTCCGTGTGCACCGGCTCCCTGCTGCTCGCCGCCGCCGGGCTGCTGAAGGGGCGCCGCGCCACCTCGCACTGGCTGGCCCTGGACTTCCTGAAGCAGTTCGGCGCCGAACCCACGGGCGAACGCGTGGTGTTCGACGGAAAATACGTGACCGCGGCGGGAGTCTCCTCCGGCATCGACATGGGCCTCACCCTGCTCGGCCGCATCGCGGGCGACGAACACGCCCAGGCCGTACAACTGCTGACCGAGTACGACCCGCAGCCGCCCTACGACGCGGGGTCCCCGCAGAAGGCCCCCGCGCACCTCGTCGAGGAGTTCCGCACCAAGAGCCGCTTCATCCTGACGTAG
- a CDS encoding enoyl-CoA hydratase/isomerase family protein, producing the protein MEPQLLHSVTDGVATVVIHHPAKRNAMTAGMWKALPPLLDALAADPAVRALVLTGEGRTFCAGADISTLRGSPQRAQTLAVLAEEALAAFPKPTLAAIRGHCVGGGSQLAAACDLRFAEEGALFGVTPAKLGIVYPSSSTRRLVSLVGPGTAKYLLFSGELIDAERALRTGLADEVLPEGELGKRVAEFTRLLVARSQLTQAAAKEFANGRTDRDTYWAEQARGSGDTAEGVAAFLERRQPRFTWTTSPTSG; encoded by the coding sequence ATGGAGCCCCAGCTGCTGCACAGCGTCACCGACGGGGTGGCGACCGTCGTCATCCACCACCCGGCCAAGCGCAATGCCATGACGGCCGGCATGTGGAAGGCGCTGCCGCCGCTGCTCGACGCGCTGGCCGCCGATCCTGCCGTACGGGCGCTGGTGCTCACCGGCGAGGGCAGGACGTTCTGCGCGGGCGCCGACATCTCCACGCTGCGGGGGTCGCCGCAGCGGGCGCAGACGCTGGCCGTGCTGGCCGAGGAGGCGCTGGCCGCGTTCCCGAAGCCGACGCTGGCGGCGATCCGCGGCCACTGCGTGGGCGGCGGGTCGCAGCTCGCGGCGGCCTGCGATCTACGGTTCGCCGAGGAGGGTGCGCTGTTCGGGGTGACGCCGGCCAAGCTGGGGATCGTCTACCCGTCCTCCTCCACCCGGCGGCTGGTGTCGCTGGTGGGGCCCGGCACCGCCAAGTACCTCTTGTTCTCGGGCGAGTTGATCGACGCGGAACGGGCACTGCGGACGGGCCTGGCCGACGAGGTGCTGCCCGAGGGCGAACTCGGCAAGCGGGTCGCGGAGTTCACGCGCCTGCTGGTGGCGCGCTCGCAGCTGACGCAGGCCGCGGCCAAGGAGTTCGCGAACGGGCGGACGGACCGGGACACGTACTGGGCCGAGCAGGCGCGCGGCAGCGGCGACACCGCGGAGGGCGTCGCCGCGTTCCTGGAGCGCAGGCAGCCGCGCTTCACCTGGACAACGTCGCCTACGTCAGGATGA
- a CDS encoding ATP-binding protein: MDDEGRGSGPRPEGGGSAPYDRKPPGPLPYEGVWRFTAAAVDASVPQARHAVRDLLARQGVPVSDDTVQALLLIVSELVTNAVRHAALLSPMLAVEVAVGPEWVRVSVEDNHPYRPSALEADHGRTGGRGLLLVREITREGGGVCDVEHTASGGKVIWAALPLKPAWIV, translated from the coding sequence ATGGACGACGAAGGGCGGGGGTCCGGCCCGCGCCCTGAAGGCGGCGGGAGCGCACCGTACGACCGCAAACCGCCGGGACCGCTTCCGTACGAAGGTGTCTGGCGGTTCACCGCCGCCGCCGTGGACGCCTCGGTGCCGCAGGCCCGGCACGCCGTCCGGGACCTGCTCGCCCGCCAGGGCGTGCCCGTGTCGGACGACACCGTGCAGGCCCTGCTGCTGATCGTCTCCGAGCTGGTCACCAACGCCGTCCGGCACGCGGCGCTGCTGTCGCCGATGCTCGCCGTGGAGGTTGCCGTGGGCCCCGAATGGGTGCGGGTGTCGGTGGAGGACAACCACCCCTACCGCCCGAGCGCCCTGGAGGCCGATCACGGCCGGACCGGCGGGCGCGGACTGCTCCTGGTCCGCGAGATCACCCGGGAGGGCGGCGGGGTCTGCGACGTGGAGCACACGGCGAGCGGCGGCAAGGTGATCTGGGCCGCCCTGCCGCTCAAACCGGCATGGATCGTATGA